From a single Chitinophaga sp. Cy-1792 genomic region:
- a CDS encoding M23 family metallopeptidase produces the protein MKKVIGLFCLLPTLLQAQTPGVEKNYPQGYFRNPLNIPIELAGNFGELRPNHFHSGMDIKTQQRENLPVHAAADGYVSRIGVSHTGFGNVLYITHPNGYTTVYAHLNSYFPALQQYVKQQQYQNESWATDLVIPQGKFPVRKGDLVAYSGNTGGSAGPHLHFEIRNTATEKPLNPLLFGFDIPDSKAPEVFRIAVYDRTRSIYEQQPVMVPVKKAGNTYVTVQPVVKVAATKTGLALTAIDRMNNTPNTYGIYEAKLFHNDKPDIDFELDNIGYDETRYLNAHIDYKVKKADGPYLQLMFSLPGNELDIYHDFDGDGTIDISDGEVHNMELVVKDAYGNTSNVKFGLQHSGVEAPEKPCANTMYPDSKNIFENNQVEFYLDERALYDNICFRYQETPNNSAKAKSDNFMLHTPLVPVHDFFDVRLKASKPVPEDLQSKVVMVREGMGSGTSATVLDNGWYKGNFRDFGTFHLEVDTIAPKVTPIGVKPGAILSKAGKISFAMSDASGIKSYRAELDGKWLMFSRKGNVLTYAFDEHCGPGAHMLVMKVTDIAGNEGVYRLSFKR, from the coding sequence ATGAAGAAAGTCATTGGTTTATTTTGCTTACTCCCAACATTATTGCAAGCCCAGACCCCTGGTGTTGAAAAGAATTATCCACAGGGATATTTCAGGAACCCCCTGAATATTCCTATTGAACTGGCCGGGAACTTCGGTGAATTAAGGCCAAACCATTTCCACTCAGGGATGGATATCAAAACACAGCAACGGGAGAATCTGCCGGTACATGCTGCCGCAGATGGTTATGTGAGCCGAATAGGTGTTTCTCATACCGGTTTCGGGAATGTGTTGTACATCACTCACCCTAATGGCTATACGACTGTATATGCACACTTAAATAGCTACTTTCCGGCATTACAGCAATATGTAAAACAGCAGCAATACCAGAATGAAAGCTGGGCAACGGACCTGGTCATTCCGCAGGGGAAATTCCCGGTGCGTAAGGGTGACCTGGTAGCTTACAGTGGCAATACCGGCGGTTCTGCCGGTCCGCACCTGCACTTCGAGATTCGTAATACCGCTACCGAAAAGCCGTTAAATCCGCTGCTATTCGGCTTTGATATCCCTGATAGCAAAGCCCCGGAAGTATTCCGGATAGCTGTTTATGACAGGACCAGGAGTATTTATGAGCAGCAACCGGTAATGGTGCCCGTGAAAAAAGCAGGTAATACCTATGTGACCGTTCAGCCAGTGGTAAAGGTAGCCGCTACTAAAACCGGGCTGGCACTCACCGCCATCGACCGTATGAACAATACACCTAACACCTACGGCATATACGAAGCAAAGCTTTTCCATAACGATAAACCGGATATCGACTTTGAGCTGGATAATATCGGGTATGATGAAACCCGTTATCTCAACGCGCATATCGATTACAAAGTGAAGAAAGCTGACGGGCCGTATCTTCAGCTGATGTTCTCGCTGCCAGGTAATGAACTGGATATCTACCACGATTTTGATGGCGATGGCACCATTGATATCTCCGATGGAGAAGTACATAACATGGAACTGGTGGTGAAAGATGCCTATGGCAATACCAGCAACGTGAAATTCGGGCTGCAGCATTCCGGTGTGGAAGCGCCTGAAAAGCCTTGTGCCAATACCATGTACCCGGATTCTAAAAACATCTTTGAGAATAACCAGGTAGAATTTTATCTGGACGAAAGAGCCTTGTACGATAATATCTGCTTCCGTTACCAGGAAACACCGAACAACTCCGCGAAGGCAAAGTCTGACAACTTCATGCTGCATACACCATTGGTGCCGGTGCACGATTTCTTTGATGTAAGGCTGAAAGCCAGCAAACCTGTTCCGGAAGATTTACAGTCGAAAGTAGTGATGGTCAGAGAGGGTATGGGTAGCGGTACGTCGGCTACTGTGCTTGATAACGGCTGGTATAAAGGTAATTTCCGCGATTTCGGCACCTTCCACCTGGAAGTGGACACGATCGCACCAAAAGTGACGCCTATAGGCGTAAAACCTGGTGCTATCCTGAGTAAGGCCGGTAAAATATCATTTGCCATGAGTGATGCCAGCGGTATCAAAAGCTATCGTGCAGAACTGGATGGTAAATGGTTAATGTTTAGTCGCAAGGGTAATGTGCTTACCTATGCATTCGATGAGCATTGTGGCCCGGGCGCACATATGCTGGTGATGAAAGTAACCGATATTGCCGGCAACGAAGGTGTATACAGACTCTCATTTAAAAGATAA
- a CDS encoding ABC transporter ATP-binding protein, whose amino-acid sequence MNAQVYTKNESLLCANNIGLQYGEKVILRDINFCIKDIHRPDMQQGQVVSLIGRSGIGKTQLFKILAGLNKPTSGEILIDVDQHPVVAGEVGIVPQNYILFNHRTIYQNLKIGLDNGTVKLTDAEKKMVIQDYAHTFQLTEHLEKYPAQLSGGQRQRVSIIQQVLTGNKFILLDEPFSGLDMVMINKVIQLLLKVSTIQETNTLILVSHDIVNAAAISDTVWVLGTTPEKEGATIIKEYDLCAMGLAWQPEIRKEPEFHSLVHDIQDLL is encoded by the coding sequence ATGAACGCGCAGGTATATACTAAAAATGAAAGCCTGTTGTGTGCCAATAATATCGGGCTGCAATATGGTGAAAAAGTGATCCTCCGGGATATCAACTTTTGTATTAAAGATATTCACCGGCCTGATATGCAACAGGGACAGGTAGTTTCACTGATCGGGAGAAGTGGTATCGGTAAAACGCAGTTGTTTAAGATACTGGCGGGCCTGAATAAGCCTACCAGCGGTGAAATTCTGATAGATGTAGATCAGCATCCCGTAGTTGCCGGAGAAGTAGGTATTGTGCCGCAAAACTATATACTCTTTAATCATCGTACTATCTACCAAAACCTGAAAATCGGGCTGGATAATGGCACGGTAAAGCTTACCGATGCGGAGAAGAAGATGGTTATTCAAGATTATGCACATACTTTTCAGCTGACAGAACACCTGGAGAAATATCCTGCACAGCTGAGTGGTGGCCAGCGCCAGCGTGTGAGTATCATACAGCAGGTGCTTACCGGCAACAAATTTATTTTACTGGATGAACCCTTTTCCGGGCTGGATATGGTGATGATTAACAAGGTAATCCAGCTGCTGCTGAAGGTTTCCACCATTCAGGAAACCAATACGCTGATCCTGGTGAGCCATGATATTGTCAATGCGGCGGCTATTTCAGATACCGTCTGGGTGCTGGGTACAACACCGGAAAAAGAAGGCGCTACCATTATTAAAGAATATGACCTTTGTGCCATGGGACTGGCCTGGCAGCCAGAAATCCGTAAGGAGCCCGAATTCCATAGCTTAGTACATGATATTCAGGACCTGCTGTAA
- a CDS encoding ABC transporter permease — protein MSNINNRQLLRIFTPLQVLGRKTMLALVIAESMLAIACWQLSGGGLIPTPAKVLHALSEIVQSPSFIDNLFSSVMLTVKGMVISIIIALIISYMSIVPFFNPIARFVIKCRYLTLTGLIFLFTLLTKDGHDLKMSLLIFGIVPFFVTSLLSVIGNIDNQEFELCTTLRMSNWKALWEVIIVGRLDQVFEVMRQNFAIAWLMITSVEGLSMSEGGLGVMLIRANKYVQLDMVFGTLVVIFLLGIFFDFILGKFREWLFPYTKLQIRN, from the coding sequence ATGTCAAACATTAATAACAGGCAGCTGTTGCGGATATTTACGCCCCTTCAGGTGCTGGGAAGAAAGACTATGCTGGCCCTGGTAATAGCTGAAAGTATGCTCGCTATTGCCTGCTGGCAGCTAAGTGGAGGAGGCCTGATACCTACACCGGCAAAAGTGCTGCATGCCTTGTCAGAAATTGTGCAATCACCTTCGTTTATAGATAACCTCTTCAGCAGTGTAATGCTGACCGTCAAAGGGATGGTGATATCTATTATAATTGCGCTGATAATCAGTTATATGTCGATAGTGCCGTTTTTTAATCCTATCGCCAGATTTGTTATAAAATGCCGTTATCTCACACTTACCGGATTGATATTTCTCTTCACATTGTTAACAAAAGACGGACATGACCTGAAAATGAGCCTGCTCATATTTGGTATCGTTCCTTTCTTTGTTACTTCTTTACTGTCTGTGATTGGAAATATAGATAATCAGGAATTCGAACTATGTACTACACTTCGGATGAGCAACTGGAAAGCATTGTGGGAAGTGATTATTGTAGGTAGATTAGACCAGGTTTTTGAAGTGATGCGTCAGAACTTCGCTATTGCCTGGCTGATGATTACCTCTGTAGAAGGCCTGAGCATGAGTGAAGGTGGCCTTGGAGTAATGCTGATCCGTGCCAACAAATACGTACAGCTGGATATGGTGTTCGGTACGCTGGTCGTCATTTTCCTGCTGGGTATCTTCTTCGATTTCATCCTGGGGAAATTCCGGGAATGGTTATTCCCATATACTAAACTTCAAATCAGAAACTAA
- a CDS encoding OmpA family protein yields MSVKVKPGGKVLGIVLLLGAIYAGKVLWWDKRPQEAKSATEIGKVQLPDAAQASLGNNAVKIPLPSDESVVNGGTKVSWRVMAWNSQFALMYANGGVHTTKGSLIDKAKLDIDLVRQDDCNKSIADMVKFAQEYKDNPNTTAVFASFMGDGMPAFFAALTKELQPLGPDYQPIAFYSMGKSYGEDKLMGPIEWKHDPKSAIGKTVAGVLRDGDINILLKWAGDNGLRVNPDETTYDPAAINIIAANDFLDAGAKYIAGYKEARKLVVNGKKIAKDTTVGVDAVATWTPGDVNVAHKKGGLVNIASTREYSSQMPNITITIKKFAYDHRTDIENLIMALAQAGDQVRSFNDAKAFAGAVSAKVYNEQDGTYWLKYYNGLEEKDIQGQTVSLGGSLAFNLADAANNFGLGKDNIDRYKIVYNTFGDIMTKMYPEIMPVYPVYTQVVDKSFLASVVANHPELLEGTAIKEKYAESITSEVSSKAYQIQFETGKSDIKAGSHAILDEILKSAVVAEGLKLGVYGHTDNVGNESANQQLSEARAAAVKAYLLSKGLDAGRIESKGFGSSKPVADNNTNEGRAQNRRVQVVLGL; encoded by the coding sequence ATGTCTGTCAAAGTGAAACCTGGTGGAAAGGTTCTTGGCATCGTATTGCTTCTTGGTGCCATCTATGCAGGTAAAGTTTTATGGTGGGACAAACGTCCGCAGGAAGCTAAATCCGCAACCGAAATTGGTAAGGTTCAATTACCCGATGCTGCACAGGCATCCCTTGGTAACAACGCTGTTAAAATTCCATTGCCTTCAGATGAATCTGTAGTAAACGGAGGCACGAAAGTTTCATGGCGCGTAATGGCCTGGAACTCTCAGTTTGCCCTGATGTATGCTAACGGTGGTGTACATACGACAAAAGGATCACTGATCGATAAAGCCAAACTGGACATTGATCTGGTACGTCAGGACGACTGCAACAAATCCATCGCCGACATGGTGAAATTTGCACAGGAATACAAGGATAATCCTAATACTACCGCTGTATTTGCCTCCTTTATGGGTGATGGTATGCCAGCCTTCTTTGCTGCACTGACAAAGGAATTGCAGCCATTAGGCCCCGACTATCAGCCGATTGCTTTCTACTCTATGGGTAAAAGTTATGGTGAAGATAAACTGATGGGACCAATAGAATGGAAGCATGATCCTAAGAGCGCAATTGGTAAAACGGTTGCCGGTGTTCTCCGCGACGGTGATATCAACATCCTGCTGAAGTGGGCCGGGGATAACGGTCTGCGCGTAAACCCGGATGAAACAACCTATGATCCGGCTGCCATCAATATCATTGCTGCCAACGACTTCCTGGATGCCGGCGCCAAATACATCGCCGGTTACAAAGAAGCGCGCAAGCTGGTCGTGAATGGTAAAAAGATCGCAAAGGATACTACAGTAGGCGTAGACGCTGTGGCCACCTGGACACCCGGCGACGTAAACGTAGCGCATAAAAAAGGTGGGCTGGTAAACATCGCATCTACCCGTGAATATTCTTCACAGATGCCAAACATTACCATCACTATCAAAAAATTCGCTTACGATCACCGTACCGATATCGAAAACCTGATCATGGCATTGGCCCAGGCAGGCGACCAGGTAAGATCGTTCAATGACGCCAAAGCCTTTGCAGGCGCAGTGTCCGCGAAAGTATACAATGAACAGGATGGTACCTATTGGCTGAAATACTATAATGGCCTGGAAGAAAAAGATATACAGGGGCAGACCGTTAGTTTAGGTGGTTCGCTGGCCTTTAACCTGGCCGATGCTGCCAATAACTTTGGTTTAGGTAAAGATAATATCGATAGATACAAAATCGTATATAACACCTTTGGTGATATTATGACGAAGATGTACCCTGAGATTATGCCGGTATACCCTGTGTATACGCAGGTGGTAGATAAGTCTTTCCTGGCCTCCGTGGTAGCTAATCACCCTGAGCTGCTGGAAGGTACTGCCATCAAGGAAAAATACGCAGAAAGTATCACCAGTGAAGTGTCTTCCAAAGCGTATCAGATACAGTTTGAAACGGGTAAATCTGATATTAAAGCCGGATCACACGCCATACTGGATGAAATCCTGAAAAGTGCGGTGGTGGCTGAAGGGCTGAAGCTTGGTGTATATGGTCACACGGATAATGTTGGTAACGAAAGTGCTAACCAGCAATTGTCTGAAGCCCGTGCAGCAGCGGTGAAAGCCTATCTGCTTTCTAAAGGTCTGGATGCAGGTCGTATCGAGTCCAAAGGTTTCGGTTCCTCCAAACCGGTTGCTGATAACAATACCAACGAGGGCCGTGCCCAAAACAGACGTGTACAAGTAGTGCTGGGTCTGTAA
- a CDS encoding PspA/IM30 family protein — METQYFPSESSQKLKSYWNRPGGKFGVIIGLGLIAAAAYYVIPILTKIVWNTLNFGLALVALGVFLYCITHRKLRLSFFYLYEWIMKKLIGMVIELDPFLIAEDYISDMEEQREKLYHQSVEVDAQKEKINLKISEKEKEMQQLMSRAKAAQQNNMLPELGNATRQMARIKEYITQLTPIRDNLARIGDYLTKVHKNSGYMIEDARNELELKKDLYKSVTSGNKALSTALKIFNGDPEKKLMVEQSMEFLKEDIATKLSSMKKAINYSADFMRSIDLDNATFELQGLKMLESYDPDKTYTLDIRKNEPSRQTRQPGTLPPDNYSDLLS, encoded by the coding sequence ATGGAAACACAGTATTTCCCGTCTGAATCGAGCCAGAAGCTCAAATCCTATTGGAACAGACCGGGTGGTAAATTTGGTGTAATCATAGGCCTGGGCCTTATCGCTGCAGCTGCCTATTATGTCATCCCTATCCTTACGAAAATAGTATGGAACACACTGAACTTCGGACTGGCCCTGGTGGCCCTGGGTGTATTCCTTTACTGTATCACACATCGTAAGCTCCGACTCAGCTTCTTCTACCTCTATGAATGGATCATGAAAAAACTGATAGGTATGGTGATAGAACTCGACCCCTTCCTCATCGCAGAAGATTATATCTCTGATATGGAAGAACAACGCGAAAAACTCTATCATCAATCTGTCGAAGTAGATGCACAAAAAGAAAAGATCAATCTGAAAATCTCAGAGAAAGAAAAGGAGATGCAACAACTGATGAGTCGCGCCAAAGCCGCACAGCAAAACAATATGCTGCCGGAATTAGGTAACGCTACCCGCCAGATGGCACGTATCAAGGAGTACATCACACAACTGACTCCAATACGCGATAACCTGGCACGTATCGGCGACTATCTGACCAAAGTGCATAAAAACAGTGGGTACATGATTGAAGATGCACGCAATGAACTGGAGCTGAAAAAAGACCTGTACAAGTCCGTTACATCAGGTAATAAAGCACTGTCCACTGCACTGAAAATCTTCAATGGCGATCCTGAAAAGAAACTCATGGTAGAACAATCCATGGAGTTCCTGAAAGAGGATATTGCGACCAAACTGTCGAGCATGAAAAAAGCCATCAACTATTCTGCAGATTTTATGCGATCTATCGACCTGGATAATGCTACGTTCGAATTACAGGGGCTGAAAATGTTGGAATCATACGATCCGGATAAGACCTATACATTGGACATAAGGAAAAATGAACCATCGCGCCAAACACGCCAGCCTGGCACATTACCGCCCGATAATTACTCCGATTTATTAAGCTAA
- the gldA gene encoding gliding motility-associated ABC transporter ATP-binding subunit GldA, giving the protein MSIKVSSLTKIYGEQKAVDAISFELKKGEITGFLGPNGAGKSTTMKMITGFLPPTSGSATVCGFDIVKESLEVRKRVGYLPESNPLYYDMYVKEFLEFMAGIHHLGKSSARRIAEVIALTGLTPESRKKLGALSNGYKQRVGLAHALLHDPEVLILDEPTTGLDPNQLAEIRQLIKTLGQDKTVVLSTHIMQEVEALCDRVMIINKGKIIADDKLSALQQSGGNNGYVQISFGEAVTTDELLGIEGVTRIEAQEGNSWRLYGNEIEQLRKNLLQFALINNKSILSLQSNSQSLETIFRDLTK; this is encoded by the coding sequence ATGTCAATAAAAGTTTCATCACTAACAAAAATTTACGGGGAACAAAAGGCTGTTGATGCCATCTCCTTTGAACTTAAGAAAGGTGAGATTACCGGGTTTCTCGGACCCAACGGAGCTGGTAAATCCACCACGATGAAAATGATTACCGGTTTCCTCCCTCCTACCAGCGGCTCCGCAACTGTCTGCGGCTTCGATATCGTAAAAGAATCACTGGAAGTCCGCAAACGCGTTGGCTATCTTCCTGAATCCAATCCTTTATACTATGATATGTATGTAAAGGAATTTCTGGAATTCATGGCCGGCATACATCATCTGGGTAAATCATCTGCCAGAAGAATAGCAGAAGTAATAGCGCTTACAGGATTGACTCCTGAAAGCAGAAAAAAGCTGGGTGCGTTATCAAATGGTTATAAACAGCGTGTAGGCCTGGCACATGCACTGTTACATGATCCGGAAGTATTAATTTTGGATGAACCGACCACCGGTCTTGACCCTAACCAGCTGGCGGAGATCAGGCAGCTGATCAAAACCCTCGGGCAGGATAAGACAGTGGTACTCTCTACCCATATCATGCAGGAAGTAGAAGCGCTTTGCGACCGTGTGATGATTATCAACAAAGGGAAAATCATTGCAGACGACAAGCTCTCTGCCCTTCAGCAATCCGGCGGCAACAACGGCTATGTACAGATCAGTTTTGGTGAGGCCGTTACTACAGACGAGTTACTTGGCATTGAAGGCGTAACCCGGATAGAAGCCCAGGAAGGCAATTCCTGGCGGCTTTACGGCAACGAAATCGAGCAGCTCAGAAAAAACCTCTTACAATTTGCTTTGATTAATAACAAAAGCATACTTTCTTTGCAGAGCAATTCACAAAGCCTGGAGACCATATTCCGGGACCTTACAAAGTGA
- the eno gene encoding phosphopyruvate hydratase: MSIISEIHARQILDSRGNPTIEVDVTTEDGHFGRAAVPSGASTGKHEAVELRDNDKSVYMGKGVLQAIANVNEIIAEELVGWDVTDQAGIDKMLIELDGTPNKAKLGANATLAVSMAVAKAGAEVCNQELYRYLGGVNAFTLPVPLMNIINGGVHADNKIDFQEFMIVPLGAATFSEGLRWGVEVFHHLKSVLKKKGYSTNVGDEGGFAPEIQSNEEAIETVLEAIKAAGYVPGEQIAIALDAASSEMFNDADKTYKFYKSSQKVISSDEMVAYWAEWCAKYPIVSIEDGMAEDDWAGWKKLTEAVGDKVQLVGDDLFVTNVKRLKEGIDSNTANSILIKVNQIGTVTETIDAVNMAHKAGYTSIMSHRSGETEDVTIADLAVALNCGQIKTGSASRTDRMAKYNQLLRIEEQLGTNAIYPGKSIRFGKK; encoded by the coding sequence ATGAGTATTATTTCAGAGATCCATGCCAGACAAATTCTGGATAGCCGTGGTAATCCTACTATTGAAGTAGACGTAACAACTGAAGATGGTCACTTTGGCCGTGCAGCGGTACCATCCGGAGCTTCTACAGGTAAACACGAAGCAGTTGAGCTGCGCGACAACGATAAGAGTGTTTACATGGGTAAAGGCGTTCTGCAGGCGATTGCCAATGTAAATGAAATCATTGCTGAAGAACTCGTAGGCTGGGACGTTACTGACCAGGCTGGTATTGATAAAATGCTGATCGAACTGGATGGCACTCCAAATAAAGCTAAACTGGGCGCTAACGCTACCCTGGCTGTTAGTATGGCCGTAGCTAAAGCTGGTGCTGAAGTGTGCAACCAGGAGCTGTACCGCTACCTCGGTGGTGTGAACGCGTTCACCCTGCCTGTACCTTTGATGAACATCATCAACGGTGGCGTTCACGCTGATAACAAAATCGACTTCCAGGAATTCATGATCGTTCCTTTAGGCGCTGCTACCTTCTCTGAAGGTCTGCGTTGGGGCGTGGAAGTATTCCACCACCTGAAATCCGTTCTGAAAAAGAAAGGTTACAGCACTAACGTTGGTGACGAAGGTGGTTTTGCACCTGAAATCCAGAGCAACGAAGAAGCTATCGAAACTGTACTGGAAGCTATCAAAGCTGCCGGTTATGTTCCTGGTGAGCAAATCGCTATCGCACTGGATGCTGCTTCCAGCGAAATGTTCAACGACGCTGACAAAACTTACAAATTCTACAAATCTTCCCAGAAAGTTATCTCCAGCGATGAGATGGTAGCTTATTGGGCTGAATGGTGCGCTAAATACCCTATCGTTTCTATCGAAGACGGTATGGCTGAGGACGATTGGGCTGGCTGGAAAAAACTGACTGAAGCAGTTGGTGATAAAGTTCAGCTGGTAGGTGACGATCTGTTCGTTACCAACGTTAAACGTCTGAAAGAAGGTATCGATAGCAACACTGCTAACAGCATCCTGATCAAAGTTAACCAGATCGGTACTGTTACTGAAACGATCGATGCTGTTAACATGGCACACAAAGCTGGTTACACTTCTATCATGTCTCACCGTTCCGGCGAAACTGAAGATGTTACCATCGCTGACCTCGCTGTTGCACTGAACTGCGGCCAAATCAAAACCGGTTCTGCTTCCCGTACAGATCGTATGGCTAAGTACAACCAGCTGCTCCGCATCGAAGAACAACTGGGCACCAATGCTATTTACCCAGGTAAAAGCATCCGCTTCGGTAAAAAATAA
- a CDS encoding septum formation initiator family protein, with product MSSLKSIKIPSFLKNFFFITGCSFVIWLAFLDKTNLMYQYQFRAEEKKLEAQKEFFISEIKKTKEDQQELLSSPEKQEKFAREKYFMKRDDEDLFIITPAPQQ from the coding sequence ATGTCCAGCCTGAAATCCATAAAAATACCTTCATTCTTAAAGAATTTCTTCTTTATTACAGGCTGCTCATTCGTTATCTGGCTTGCCTTCCTGGATAAAACCAACCTGATGTACCAATACCAGTTCAGGGCGGAAGAAAAGAAGCTGGAAGCCCAGAAAGAATTCTTTATCAGTGAGATAAAGAAAACCAAGGAAGATCAGCAGGAGCTGTTATCCAGCCCTGAGAAACAGGAAAAGTTTGCCCGCGAGAAATATTTTATGAAGAGAGATGATGAAGATCTGTTTATTATAACCCCTGCTCCCCAACAGTAG
- the nth gene encoding endonuclease III, translating into MTKKERYAFVLDYFETHVPNAETELIYDNPYQLLVAVILSAQCTDKRVNMTTPAIFEKYPDVESLSHATFDELFPLIRSISYPNNKTKHLIGMANMVIDDFNGEIPSTVPELVKLPGVGRKTANVITSVVHQQPNMAVDTHVFRVSARIGLTTNAKTPLQAEQQLIKNIPKEKIHIAHHWLILHGRYTCLARSPKCGECPLRPACKYYHQLVKAS; encoded by the coding sequence ATGACCAAAAAAGAGCGCTACGCATTTGTTCTCGACTATTTCGAGACCCACGTTCCGAATGCCGAAACCGAACTGATTTACGATAATCCCTACCAACTACTGGTAGCCGTAATCCTTTCCGCACAATGCACCGATAAACGCGTTAATATGACCACGCCGGCCATCTTTGAAAAGTACCCGGATGTGGAATCGCTCAGTCATGCCACCTTTGATGAGCTCTTCCCGCTCATCAGAAGCATTAGCTATCCTAACAATAAAACAAAACATCTCATCGGCATGGCCAATATGGTCATCGATGACTTCAACGGCGAAATACCTTCCACCGTACCGGAACTGGTGAAACTCCCGGGCGTAGGCCGTAAAACCGCCAACGTCATCACCTCCGTGGTGCACCAGCAGCCTAACATGGCCGTAGACACCCACGTATTCAGGGTTTCCGCCAGGATAGGTTTAACCACCAACGCCAAAACGCCGCTGCAGGCCGAACAGCAACTCATCAAAAATATCCCGAAGGAAAAAATACATATCGCACACCACTGGCTGATATTACATGGCCGGTATACCTGCCTCGCCCGTAGCCCGAAATGTGGTGAATGTCCACTGCGACCTGCCTGCAAGTATTACCATCAACTGGTGAAAGCAAGCTGA
- a CDS encoding nucleoside permease, with amino-acid sequence MRLSTRLQLSFMMFLEFFTWGAWFVTLGTFVLHNLKGTSDGDISTAFLTQSYGAVIAPFIVGILADRFFSAQIMLGVIHLVGAVLLWCCGSTTEFGAFFPLVLTYMVLYMPTLALVNAISFRQMSDPSKDFSLIRVFGTLGWIVAGNIIGYLGWEQSNMLQLTFKMAAISSLALGLYSFSLPKTPPLKKGSKIDVREILGLDAIGMLKDKSYLIFFISSILISIPLAFYYNFTNPFLNEIHMKAAAGTQSLGQVSEVLFMLIIPFLFRRLGVKWMLAIGMAAWGVRYFLFAHGDIDAKLWMLIIGLLLHGVCYDFFFVTGQIFTDRKAGEKFKSSAQGFVTLATYGVGMLIGFLISGPIVGHFKTGPDTHDWQSIWMIPAAIAVTVLLFFMIAFKDKDKTQTKVINY; translated from the coding sequence ATGAGGTTATCAACCCGATTGCAACTATCTTTCATGATGTTCCTGGAGTTTTTTACATGGGGCGCATGGTTCGTTACTTTAGGCACTTTCGTATTACACAACCTGAAGGGCACTTCTGACGGTGATATCAGCACGGCCTTTCTCACCCAATCCTATGGCGCTGTTATCGCACCATTTATCGTTGGTATCCTGGCAGACAGGTTCTTCTCTGCACAAATAATGCTGGGCGTTATCCACCTCGTAGGCGCGGTACTGCTCTGGTGCTGTGGCAGCACCACCGAATTCGGGGCGTTCTTCCCGCTGGTATTAACCTACATGGTATTGTATATGCCTACGCTGGCGCTGGTAAACGCCATCTCCTTCCGGCAGATGTCTGACCCAAGCAAAGATTTCTCCCTGATCCGTGTATTCGGTACCCTGGGATGGATCGTTGCAGGTAATATCATCGGATACCTCGGATGGGAACAAAGCAATATGCTGCAACTAACCTTTAAAATGGCAGCGATATCCTCACTGGCATTGGGACTCTATAGCTTTAGTCTGCCTAAAACGCCACCACTGAAAAAAGGCAGTAAAATCGATGTAAGAGAAATACTCGGACTCGATGCCATTGGCATGCTGAAAGACAAATCATACCTGATCTTCTTTATATCATCTATCCTGATTTCTATTCCCCTCGCTTTCTACTATAACTTCACGAATCCATTCCTGAATGAGATCCATATGAAAGCGGCAGCCGGGACGCAGTCGCTGGGGCAGGTTTCGGAGGTATTGTTCATGTTGATTATTCCATTCCTTTTCCGCCGGCTGGGTGTTAAATGGATGCTGGCAATAGGTATGGCCGCCTGGGGCGTACGCTATTTCCTGTTTGCGCATGGAGATATCGATGCAAAACTCTGGATGTTAATAATTGGTCTTTTGCTGCATGGCGTATGCTACGACTTCTTCTTTGTTACCGGCCAGATCTTTACAGACAGAAAAGCGGGAGAGAAATTCAAAAGCTCTGCACAAGGATTTGTTACACTTGCCACCTATGGCGTTGGTATGCTGATCGGCTTTTTGATCAGCGGGCCAATCGTCGGACATTTTAAAACAGGCCCTGATACCCACGACTGGCAATCTATCTGGATGATACCGGCAGCTATCGCAGTGACGGTACTCCTGTTCTTCATGATCGCTTTTAAAGACAAAGACAAAACTCAAACCAAGGTAATTAACTACTAA